A genomic window from Sorex araneus isolate mSorAra2 chromosome 2, mSorAra2.pri, whole genome shotgun sequence includes:
- the LOC101555139 gene encoding olfactory receptor 7A17-like — MKPENDSHVSEFILLGFSEKSDLQFLIFAIFLSMYLITIFGNLLIILAVSSDPHLHTPMYFFLSNLSFADICFTSTTIPKMLVNIKQECKAITYGGCITQMCFVMIFGGVDDLLLTVMAYDRFVAICHPLNYTAIMNPRLCGLLVLASWITCSLTSLFHSFLVLRLSFCEDLEIPNFFCELKLLVQLACSDTFLNNVGMYFSAVLLVCGPLIGILYSYSKIASSISRISTVQGKYKAFSTCVSHIAVVSLFYCTLLAVYLSSAGAHSSESSSTASVMYTVVSPMLNPFIYSLRNKDIKRALKAFLLKGTAKGQLS, encoded by the coding sequence ATGAAACCAGAAAATGATTCACACGTTTCAGAATTTATTCTCCTGGGATTTTCAGAGAAATCAGATCTGCAGTTCCTCATATTTGCGATTTTTCTCTCCATGTACCTGATCACTATCTttgggaacctgctcatcatcctggctgtcagctcagacccccacctccacacgcccatgtacttctttctgtccaacctgtcctttgcggacatctgcttcacctccaccaccatccccaagatgCTGGTGAACATAAAGCAGGAGTGTAAAGCTATAACCTATGGAGGCTGCATCACTCAGATGTGTTTTGTCATGATCTTTGGCGGAGTAGATGATCTTCTTCTCactgtgatggcctatgaccgctttgtggccatctgccaccccctgaaCTACACAGCTATCATGAACCCCCGTCTCTGTGGGCTGCTGGTCCTGGCATCCTGGATCACGTGTAGCCTGACATCCTTGTTCCACAGCTTTCTGGTTTTGCGATTGTCCTTCTGCGAAGACTTAGAAATCCCCAACTTCTTCTGTGAATTGAAGTTGTTGGTCCAACTTGCCTGCTCAGACACCTTCCTTAATAACGTGGGGATGTATTTTTCAGCAGTTCTGCTGGTTTGTGGTCCTCTGATAGGAATCCTTTACTCTTACTCTAAGATTGCTTCTTCCATAAGTCGAATATCAACAGTTCAAGGGAAGTATAAGGCGTTTTCTACATGTGTGTCACATATTGCAGTGGTCTCCTTATTTTATTGCACTCTTTTGGCTGTGTACCTGAGCTCTGCTGGTGCCCACAGCTCAGAGTCCAGTTCAACAGCCTCCGTGATGTACACGGTGGTCTcacccatgctgaaccccttcatctacagtctAAGAAATAAAGACATCAAGAGGGCCCTGAAAGCATTTTTGTTGAAGGGAACAGCAAAAGGGCAATTGtcttag
- the LOC101555408 gene encoding olfactory receptor 7A10-like, translating to MYLITVLGNLLIILAVISDTHLHTPMYFFLSNLSFVDICFTSTTVLKMLVNIQKECKVITYEGCITQMYFVIIFVLLDDILLTVMAYDRFVAICHPLHYTVIMSPRLCGLLVLESWIISILTSLLQSLMVLQLSFCQDLEIPNFLCELKEMVQLACSDTFSTNVVMYFSVVLLGGGPLAGILYSYSKIVSSIRRITSAQGKYKAFSTCASHLSVVSLFYCTTLGMYLSSAVTHSSKITSIASVMYMVVTPMLNPFIYSLRNKDIKRALKTFFLKGTAKGQLI from the coding sequence atgtacctgatcaccgtgctggggaacctgctcatcatcctggctgtCATCTCCGACAcccacctccacacgcccatgtacttcttcctgtccaatctgtccttcgtggacatctgcttcacctccaccaccgtcCTCAAGATGCTGGTGAACATCCAGAAAGAGTGTAAAGTCATCACCTATGAAGGCTGCATCACCCAGATGTATTTCGTCATCATCTTTGTCTTGTTGGATGATATTCTCCTGACGGTGATGGCCTATGATCGCTTTGTGGctatctgccaccccctgcattACACAGTCATCATGAGTCCCCGACTCTGTGGACTCTTGGTTCTGGAATCCTGGATCATAAGTATCCTGACATCCTTATTACAGAGTTTAATGGTGTTGCAATTGTCCTTCTGCCAAGACTTGGAAATCCCCAACTTCCTGTGTGAGCTCAAGGAGATGGTCCAGCTTGCGTGTTCCGACACCTTTTCAACAAATGTGGTGATGTATTTTTCAGTTGTTCTGCTGGGTGGTGGTCCCTTGGCTGGGATCCTTTACTCTTACTCTAAGATTGTTTCCTCTATCCGTAGAATCACATCGGCACAGGGTAAATataaagccttctccacctgtgcATCTCACCTATCCgttgtctctttattttactGTACCACTCTGGGAATGTATCTAAGCTCTGCTGTGACTCACAGCTCAAAGATAACTTCCATAGCCTCTGTGATGTACATGGTGGTCACCCCCATGTTGAACCCCTTCATCTATAGTCTGAGAAACAAGGACATAAAGAGGGCTCTGAAAACGTTtttcctgaagggaactgcaAAAGGGCAATTGATCTAG
- the LOC101555664 gene encoding olfactory receptor 7A17-like has translation MKPENDSHISEFILLGFLEEPELHSIIFVLFLSMYLITVFGNLLLILAVSSDPHLHTPMYFFLSNLSFVDICFTSTTVPKLLVNIQKECKVATYDGCITQMYFVNVFAVLDDLLLTVMAYDRFVAICHPLHYTVIMNPRICGLLAMGSWTVSSLVSLLHSLLTLRLSFCTDLEIPNFFCDLKQMVQLACSDTLLNDVGIYLSTVLLGGGPLAGILYSYSKIVSSIRQISSAQGKYKAFSTCASHLAVVSLFYCTSLGVYLSSAAPHSSQSNSIASVMYSVVTPMLNPFIYSLRNNDIKRALKAFLLKGTAKGH, from the coding sequence ATGAAACCAGAAAATGACTCACACATTTCAGAATTTATTCTTTTGGGATTTTTAGAGGAACCAGAACTGCACTCGATCATATTTGTActtttcctgtccatgtacctgatcaCCGTCTTTGGGAACCTGCTCCTCATCCTGGCTgtcagctcagacccccacctccacacgcccatgtacttcttcctgtccaacctgtccttcgTGGATATCTGCTttacctccaccactgtccctaagTTACTGGTGAACATCCAGAAAGAGTGTAAAGTTGCAACCTATGACGGTTGCATCACTCAGATGTATTTTGTCAATGTGTTCGCAGTGTTAGATGATTTACTGCTCactgtgatggcctatgaccgctttgtggccatctgccaccccctgcactacacagtcatcatgaacccccgaaTCTGCGGACTTCTGGCCATGGGGTCCTGGACCGTGAGCTCTCTTGTTTCACTTTTGCATAGCTTACTCACTCTGCGATTGTCCTTTTGCACAGACTTGGAAATCCCCAACTTTTTCTGTGACCTCAAACAGATGGTCCAGCTGGCCTGTTCTGACACCTTACTCAATGACGTGGGGATTTATCTGTCAACTGTGCTGCTGGGTGGCGGTCCTCTGGCTGGGATCCTTTACTCTTATTCGAAGATTGTCTCCTCCATACGTCAAATCTCCTCAGCCCAAGGGAAGTATAAAGCCTTCTCCACTTGTGCGTCTCACCTGGCCGTTGTCTCCTTATTTTACTGCACTAGTCTGGGAGTGTATCTTAGCTCTGCTGCCCCCCACAGCTCCCAGTCAAATTCAATAGCCTCTGTGATGTACTCTGTGGTGACCCCCATGCtaaaccccttcatctacagtctGAGGAATAACGACATCAAGAGGGCTCTGAAAGCTTTCTTGCTGAAGGGAACTGCAAAGGGACATTGA